One genomic segment of Coffea arabica cultivar ET-39 chromosome 6e, Coffea Arabica ET-39 HiFi, whole genome shotgun sequence includes these proteins:
- the LOC113696481 gene encoding protein TEEBE-like: protein MASILFLCILFIMCIYQSLSFAAVAPFLDGLLENGNFEEGPKVSNLKKRQIIGKYSLPKWEIHGIVEYVSSGPQPGGFYFAIPRGSHAARLGNEASISQYVKVKPGAMYSLTFAVTRTCAQDEKLRVSVPGFSTELPIQTLFSSDGGDTYAWAFKATSDVVKVTFHNPGIQEDPTCGPLLDAIAIKEILPLRYTKGNLVKNGDFETGPHVFKNFSTGVLLLPKRTDIYSSLPGWIVESLKPVKYADSKHFSVSQGLAAIELVGGRETAIAQIIRTVPNKFYLLSFALGDARNGCHGSMTIEAFAARKTIKVSFTSTGIGGSKTAILKFQALSNRTRITFYSPNYHTKLHDYGHICGPVLDDVKVFPLK from the exons ATGGCTTCCATTCTCTTCCTCTGCATTTTATTCATAATGTGTATTTACCAAAGCCTTTCTTTCGCGGCTGTTGCGCCATTTCTTGATG GTCTACTAGAAAATGGTAACTTTGAGGAAGGGCCAAAGGTATCAAACCTTAAGAAAAGACAGATCATAGGAAAATACTCCTTGCCCAAATGGGAAATTCATGGCATAGTTGAATATGTTTCAAGTGGACCGCAACCTGGTGGTTTTTACTTTGCAATCCCTCGTGGGTCTCATGCAGCGAGGCTTGGAAATGAGGCTTCCATATCTCAATATGTTAAGGTGAAACCTGGAGCAATGTATTCATTGACCTTTGCAGTCACCAGGACTTGTGCCCAAGATGAGAAGCTAAGGGTTTCTGTCCCTGGTTTTTCGACTGAACTCCCAATTCAAACACTGTTTAGCAGCGATGGTGGTGATACTTATGCATGGGCTTTTAAGGCAACTTCTGATGTTGTCAAGGTTACATTTCATAATCCTGGaattcaagaggatcctacctGTGGACCTCTTCTGGATGCAATtgcaatcaaggagatacttcCTCTCAGATACACTAAGG GTAACTTGGtcaaaaatggtgattttgaaACCGGCCCTCATGTGTTCAAGAATTTCTCAACTGGGGTGCTGCTCCTCCCTAAGAGGACGGACATCTACTCATCGCTCCCTGGATGGATTGTTGAATCCCTCAAACCCGTTAAGTATGCTGACTCGAAGCATTTCTCTGTTTCCCAGGGACTTGCAGCTATTGAATTGGTTGGCGGAAGAGAAACAGCTATTGCACAAATCATAAGAACAGTACCTAACAAGTTCTACCTTCTTTCCTTCGCTTTGGGGGATGCTAGGAATGGTTGTCATGGATCAATGACGATTGAAGCTTTTGCAGCTAGgaaaaccataaaagtttcattTACATCAACTGGAATTGGTGGATCCAAGACTGCCATCCTCAAGTTCCAAGCACTTTCAAACAGAACAAGAATAACTTTTTATAGCCCAAATTATCACACAAAGCTTCATGACTATGGTCACATATGCGGTCCTGTTTTGGATGATGTTAAAGTGTTTCCTCTCAAATAG